The following is a genomic window from Sedimenticola thiotaurini.
TACTCGGCGACGTCCGGTGTCAGGGTCTGTTGCATCATCACCAGGTCGGCCACGGAGGCGGCTTCCATCTTCTCCATGACCCGATGGCGATGGACCTCTACCGTCCGTTCCACCACGCCCAGTTCGGCAGCGATCACCTTGTTGGCGCAGCCGGAGACAATCAGTCCCATCACTTCTCGTTCCCGGGGTGTGAGCCGTTCAAACCGGGTCTTGATGTCATCCAGGCGGATTTTTTGTGAGTAGGCGGCGCGGCTCTTCAGCATCGCCTCCCTTACCTTCTCCACCAGTTGCGGGCCATTGACCGGTTTCTGGACGAAATAGAAGGCGCCATGGCTCATGGCCCGCACCGCCATGGGTACATCGCCATGGCCGGTGAGGATGATGATCTGCAGGGTACTCTCCTGGGCCACCAGGTGTTCGAGCAGTTGCATGCCGCTCATTCCCGGCATGCGCACATCCAGGATCAGCACACCGACGCTGATCGGCTCCAGATCGGCCAGAAAGGCCTCCGCTGAATCGTAGCTGCGGGCGGCGATGTCCACCGCTTCCAGCAACCAGGTGAGGGAGGAGCGGATAGAGGCATCATCATCGATGATATGGACCAGTTCGGGATCATTCGGCATCACAGGCCTCCTTGTGGACGGGTAACAGGATGGAGAAACAGGCCCCCGGATGGACATCGTCGATCACCCGGATGGTGCCGCCATGGGATTCCACGATCGACTGGCTCAGTGACAGGCCCAGACCCATGCCATCCGAAGTAGTGGTGAAAAAGGGTTCAAACAGATGAGGCTTGCTGTCGGGATCAATGCCGGGGCCGAAATCACGTACATCGATGTGCACCATCCCTTCGTCCGGGTCGTGGCGGGTACTCAGCTCTATCCGCAGCCGTTCCGCCGGCAGACCCTTCAGGGCGTCGGCGGCGTTGCGCAGCAGATTGATAATGACCTGCTGAAGCTGGATGGTTTCACTGCATACCGGTGGAAGATCCT
Proteins encoded in this region:
- a CDS encoding response regulator transcription factor, translated to MPNDPELVHIIDDDASIRSSLTWLLEAVDIAARSYDSAEAFLADLEPISVGVLILDVRMPGMSGMQLLEHLVAQESTLQIIILTGHGDVPMAVRAMSHGAFYFVQKPVNGPQLVEKVREAMLKSRAAYSQKIRLDDIKTRFERLTPREREVMGLIVSGCANKVIAAELGVVERTVEVHRHRVMEKMEAASVADLVMMQQTLTPDVAE